The genome window ATCTGGAAGTGGCGGTCAGTTATCTGAAAGCAGCGGCGGAAGATTTTGAAGTTGATGAAGAGAGGGATATCATTACCCTGAAAAAAGCTCTGCTGGATAAGGTACCGACTCCGGCGTGGGGCAGCACTCAGCCGATTAAGCTGACGGTTAAAGATGCCGGCAATAAGATTGATGAAATTAGGCTGACTTTGGAATTGGGCGTGATCAACCATTCGATTGATCAAGGCACCGTTACCGGCAAAACGCCGCTGACCTTTACCGAGGGCAATGCTTTGCCGACCGGCCTGGTTTTTGAAATCAAGGGTCTGAAAAATGCCAAGGGTGATGTCCTGACGGCGGCGGAAACGGATTTGACCCACTATCTGGAAATCGAGCCATTCCCGGTGGACTGGCAGCTGGAAATGGAGGGCAGCGGCGAGAATATTCACTTTAACCCGGCGCATTATGAAATCGACGATGCCAACGACACGATTACTCTGAAAAAAGCGTATCTGGATTTGATTAAGGCCAATAAGCGCGACACCGAATACGGCGTAAAGCAGTATATTTTCAAATACCGTGATCCGCGTCTGGGGACGGAGTTCCGCAGCAAAAAAGTGCTGGTGCATATCAAAAAGCAGCTGATTCCGCTGAATACGCAGACGAAAATTACGTCTGATACTTTGCAGATTAGTGAAAGCGGCATTACTTCCGGCCAGACGACATTGACCGCCGATATGACGGTGCGGGAGTTTCTGGCGCAGATCAAGCGGGGCAATCCCAGACAGACACTGCGGCTGTATCGCCCGGCGGAACTGACGGACGGCAAGCTCCCGGAGCAAAATCTGTATCATTATAAGAATGAGTATGAAAACATTGAAAACGGTGATGTTTTGGTCGTAACTGCCGAGGATGGCAAGAGCAGAGCCTATTATCCGATTCACTTTGCGGCAGCGGTGGAAGAAGCAATGATTACCGGTGTTTTGGATGCCGATATTGTAGCGCAGCTGGGCGGCAATTTTATTCGGGTGAAGGGCGAGCAGACGGTGGGCGCACTGCTGGGCGCACTGAGTTACGCACCGGAAGTGGAGCACTCGGTGCTGAAAAACGACAATCCGGTCGCAGGCAGCGAAATGATTCAGGAAAATATGATCTTGCGTCTGAAAAAAGGCGAAAAGGTGCAAAACAGGGTAATTAAAGTAGTCAAAAACCCGGTTTACCGGGCGCTGATCGTTGCCAACTCGGATTACCCGGGCGAAAAAAGCGACTTGGTGGGACCGGTTGGTGATGCTAAGCTGATGAACCGGGTATTTGCCGCACAGAACTTTAGCGCCGGCAAAATGAAGTCAGTTACGGTTAAGGAAAACCTAAAAAAAGCCGAGTTTTTCGAAGCCATTCGGCAGGCTTATGCCGGAGCGAATGAAAATGACATTTCCTATTTTTATTATTCCGGCCACGGCTATAACAAAGACGGAATCAGCTATCTGTGCATGGTTGAAGCGCCGCTGGGCGGCAATGATCCGTTGGGGCTGTGGGTTTCGGTTAATGAGCTGCGGGCAGCGCTGGATCAGGTGCCGGGCACGAAAGTCTTGATTTTAGACAGCTGCAACTCCGGCGGCTTTATCGGCAAAAGCGCACTTGACGGCAGCAGCAGTGCAACGCCGACGACAACCGGCGCTTATAGCCGGGATTTTGTGGAAACAGTGATGCGGGAGTTTAAAACCGAAGCGGCCAGCCCGAACTATCTGATTGGCAATGAGTATAAGGTTTTGGCAGCCAGTTCGGAAAATGAGTTTTCCTATGAGGATAAACTGGAAAAGCTGGGTAAGTTCACCAAAATATTAGCCGAAGCCGCCGGCAAAGACGGCGACTTAAAGGCTGATGCCAACGGCGATAACAAGGCCAGTCTGGAGGAGTTGTATGACTATCTGGATAAAAATGTGATTTATACCTCGCATATTCAGGCCTATCCGCGGCAGGACAGCTTTGTGATTTTTGAAGCGCCGGAGGCAGCCGCACCGGAAAGCGATAATGTCGATGTCAGCGCCAAGGAGAATGCTTATAAGGTTATCATCAGAGGAAAAGCGCGTATGATCAGCAAAGGTAACATTGCGATTGATACCAATATGACAGTGGAGGAGTTTTTAAGCCATATTCAAAAGGGCGAGGAACATCAGCAGCTGGCAGTCGTCCCCAAGCATCAGCAAGGAGTGGCGGAAAGAGAAAAAGACTTAACGGAAAAAATGGAAAGTCTTGACCGTTTAAAGGTTACTGCCCAAAACGGAAAGACGGCTTATTATATGATTACGGTGAAACAGCCGACTATACCCACCCCGCCGAAACCGGCCAGTCCGGCAGCAATTGAACTGCCGGACTTTGGCGGCAAGTATAAGCTGTCGTATAATAAGAAAAATATCCTAAGCGGTGACGAGAATCTAACGGAAAATACCGAAGTCGGTGCTTTTTTGGCGGCGCTGACTAATCGGGCCGCATATGACGAGGTTAAGGTGTTAAAGGCCTATACCACGGACGAATTCAAACAGGACAGTAATACTCTCGAAAATGACGATAAGCTGTTCCTGAAAAAAGGCGATGAAAAAGCGACCTATATGCTGCAAGTGGAAAGCGGCGGTTTGGTTGTACCGGGAGGATTAAGCGGTCAAACGGTCTTAAACAGCCGGATTTTACGGCAGGAACTTTTGCCGATCCGCAGGTAGGCGCAGCCTAAAAAATCCCCTTGCCGTCCGGGATGTTGGACAGTAAGGGGATTTTTTGAGTTTAAAAACTTATCAGCACAAAAAGCTGGCAGGAGAAGCAGCGATGTTTTGCCCCCAAAAGCGGAGCAAGCAGTTTATTTCCAATGGGTTAAAGCTGCTTTGGGCCGTGTTTGGCTAAAAAGCTGTTGTGATAGCGGGGGTCGTGGCTGACATTTTCCCGAAACCAAGCCGGTGGCTGAAAAGCCCCGGCTTCTTTTTCGGAGGCAAACTCAACCTCGGCTAAGACGAAACCGGTGAAAGCTCCTTTAAAGATATCCAATTCAATCGTATATTCTTTGCCACCGAAAAAGTAAGGAATCCGGTAGCGCCGCTTTTGAATCAAATAACCCTCCGCTTTGGGAAGCAGTCCGGCGTATTCTTCGGCGGTCAGCGGCAGTTCATATTCGAGGTGTTTAACCTGCCCGCTGCCTTTAACGGTTAGAATATAGTCACTGTCCATCCGCCGAATCCGGATTACCGGCGCGGCGCTGATATAGGCCTGCTCGATTTCGGCGAAAGGGAACTTTTCATAGTCTATTTGCGATAAGTCAACCAGATATTTATATTCGATTTCGTAATTGGTATGGTTAGCGGGATTGGAAGATTTCATCATGTGCTCCTTGCGCTTGCATTTTGGCGGTAAAATGTGTAAAATAAAAAAGGGTTCCTATTCCTGCAAAACGATCCGCTTTTTACCCGGCGGGCTTCTTCTTTGATGAAAGCGCTATGTGCGTCTGCTCGGACGGATAGCCCTGATGGAAACATGGTGCGTTTCTACAGGCGGGAAATCAGTTGTGATTGAAGCATTGCGGCCTTCTGTTCAGCGGCGTTGTTTAAAAAGGCTGTTCTGCCGAACATGGAAAAGTTGATTTCCTAACTTAAACTTTATCATATTTTCAGTCAAAAGGCAAGGCGAGAGTAGTGCTGTGAATGTTGTGGCAGGCAGAAAACAAAGCGGAGTAAGAAAGCCGCCCGGGCAGAAACGCACAGCTTTCGACTAGGGTAAGAAAGCCCGGTACTTTGCACGGGGAAAGTTAAGTAAAAAATGAAAAAATTGAAATTTTATATAAGAGAAAGGAGCTGGCAAAATGGAAGTAAAGAAAAAAGCATTGGTATTTTTAGCGGATGGCTTTGAGGAAGTGGAAGCGCTGACACCGGTTGATATCCTGCGCCGGGGCGGGGTTGAGGTGTTGCTGATTTCGGTCAGCGGCCGAAAAATGGTAGAAAGCGCGCACGGAATTCGGCTGGAAGCCGACTGTCTGCTGGAGGAGCTGACAGATACGCAGAAAGAGGCAGATGCGTATATCCTGCCGGGCGGTATGCCGGGGTCAACGACGCTGGCCGAACACAAAGGAGTGCAGGCGCTGCTGCTGGCGGCAAACGAGGACGGCAAACTTTTGGCAGCCATTTGCGCTGCGCCGATGGCGCTGGGCGGTTGGGGACTTTTGCAGGGGAAGGAAGCGATTTGCTACCCCGGATTTGAGAAGTTTTTAACAGGTGCAAAAGTTTCCTCAAACCGAGTGGCGAAAGACGGCAATATCATCACCGCCAAGGGCGTCGGTGCCGGATTTTCCTTTGGCTATGCCATCTTAGGCGAGCTTGTGGGCGAAGAGGCGGTCAGCCGGCTCAAAGAGCAGATGATTTGGCAGGATTAGCCGATTAGTCAGCGCCAGGCCAAAGAGATTTTGTATATTTTTATGAGCTGTCAATAGGGAAAGCCAATTTATGCTGGCTTCCCTATTTTTTGCTGCCGAGTCTTGTCTGAGCGGTAACTTTTTTGGATGCTTGGCCGCCACAGGGGAGAATTTTTGGCATATTTTATGCCTGAAATTTGGCAAGGTCATTTTAACATTACCTATTGAAATGAACGTGACTTGCGGTAAAATGATAGTGATGACGATGTCAAAATTGTGAAAGCCCGATATGGGGCTTAAACGGAAAGGATTTCTCATGCTGTGGCGATACTGCTTTTCGGGCTGCAGAGTTCGGCTTGGAAACACGCCGCGCGGTAATATAGTGACAGGTAGAGATTAAGGAGGTTTATCATGGCAAGATTTTGTACAAAGTGTGGAACGCAGATGGATGATCAGGCCAGGTTTTGTCCTAATTGCGGAGTGCCGATCGCGCCCGGGTCAGCGGCTCCTTCCGGTTGGGTGCAGCCATCGGCTGCGCCGTTTAGTCAGACACCGGTTGCGCCCGGGCCGGCGGCTCCTTCCGGCTGGGTGCAGCCATCTGCCGCACCGTTTAGTCAAGCACCGCTCTATGCCGCTGGTGCTGAGCGGCGAGGTATCCCTTTCCCCGGGTTTTCTGACCGGGTCAACCATCCCGAAATTCTGGCCGCTTTCAGGAAAAGTCGAAAGGCGTCAAAGGGCTTTGCCTTTATTTTAGCAGTCATTCCCTTGATCGGATTTCCGATTTACAGCCTGAGCGATGATAAAATGGAGCTGTCGCAGGCTATTATGTACGGCGGAATTCTGTCGGCGATATTTCTTGGTTTTGCCGTGTTTGGTTTTATTCGGGCGAATGCTAAAAACAGTTATGAGGCAACGGTCATTGACAAAAAAACGCGTGCAATCTACAGCCGGGACAGTGCCGACAGTACGCGGTATATTACTGTGGTGCGGACGACGACTGGCAAGCAAAAGAAGATTGTGGAGCATGACAGCTCACAGCTTTGGGCATGGGATTATCTGCAGGTGGGTGCTCGCTTTCGGTGCCATCCCCAGTTTAATTTCCCTTATGAGCTGTACGATAAATCCAGAGCGCCTTACCTTGCCTGTGTCAGCTGTGCCACCCAAAATTCTATCGAATCCGATCGCTGCCGCAGGTGCAATCTGCCGCTGTTGAAATGATGAGGCAAAGCGGAAGCCTGATCAAATGAGAGCGATAGTGGTAACGAATTTTAAGCTCGCTTTCATGCCAAATTTATGGTATAATACTGCGTACTAAAAGCGTGAGTGCAAGCTGGAGGAAAAATGCGGAGCACGCTGGCGTGCGTAAGCGTTTTTTCCGGACAGGCTATATGAGCGCTGATGCGGAGAGAAAATCCTATGGATTTTCTCGCACACACGCTGAGTTTATGGTATAATCATGCCCTCAAAGAATCTGGCAATTTCAACTTTCTCTTATTAGGGTATTTTGAACTATGCGAAAGTTGAGTGATGATTTCGCTTAATAAGGAGGAAACTATGCCGCAAATTATTCCGATAAAAGAATTAAAGAATACATCCGAGATTTCAGATATGTGCCACCGGGCAGATAGCCCGATATACATTACGAAAAACGGCTATGGTGATATGGTGATTATGAGCATGGAGCTGTATGAAGGCATAATGGACAAAATGGCCATGTACCATGATATTGAAATATCAGCCAGGCAAATTAAGGCGGGGCAGGTCAAAGACGCTAAAGCTGCATTGAAAGAGACAAGGGCGAAGTATGATTTATAAACTCCTTATCACTGAACATGCCGATGAACAGTTGGATAAATTAGTCTATCATTTGATTTACCGACTTAAAAATAAAGAAGCCGCCAAACGTTTGCTGGATGCCATAGATGATATCTATGACCGGCTTATCTCCAACCCGCAGCAGTTTCCGCTTAGCGGTGATGCCTATTTAGCTGCCCAAAATTATCACGAAGCAATCACAGTGCCTATGAATTATAAAGTGATATTTGAGATTGAGTCTGATGCAGTCAACGTGCTTGGTATATTCCATCAACTGGAAAATTATGTGCAAAAATTATAGGGATTAAATCATCGCAAACCCCACCATCAGCAGGAAAGTAACGCCGCTGGCTAAGAGCAGGGGCAGCGTCATGGTCGAAGAAGGCGAAGTGTAGAGATATTTTTCCTTCAAGATCGTCTTCAGCTCTTCTTCACTGGCGGCGGAATATTCCTCCATCAGCTGGCTGCGGTGGTGTTTGAAGAAAAAAGTGCGCACCTGCTTGACCGAATAGCGCAGGCCGTTAAATAAGCCGCGTTCCGCCACCAGGCTCAGCAGGGCATAGCAAAACACAGGGATATTGATAAAAAACAGGCTGCTGTTCAGGACATGCCAATAAGAGTGTCCGGCGGCGTTGCCTAAGGTATAATATAATAAGGAAGAAACTAATACCAAAAGCCATAAAAGCCCGAAGCAAAGCAGGGCTTTTTTTGTGGAAAACTTTTGATGAAAGCCGTTATCTGTATTTGATTGTTTGGATGAAAGAGACATACAAACTCCTTTCCATGTATTTTGCCAAAAATTGTGTTTGTCTGCTTTATCATACCCGATTCAGCCGGATTTGAAAAGGGGAAAAGAAAAAAAGTTACCGTTCAGGCAAGCCGCTGATAATTCGCAGTAAGTGAATTATCAGCATGTTCCGCAAATGGAAAGTTACGCTTGATATGCCTTTGGTGAGCAAGCTCCTCCCGGTGTATCAAGTGTAACTTTCCGCTATAAATAAAGTGTGTTCAGGCAAGGCACCCAGAATTCGCTGGCGCGAATTATGGGTGTGTGCGTTCCGCAAATGGATAATTACATAGGATACTGCCTGTGAAAGCAGGCTTTCCCGAGCAGTATCCTATATAATTATCCGCTTGCCTGAACTGTAAGCAAAATGAATGTTTTTTTGATGGAACTTGCATTTTCTGCTTCAAAAGAAGAAGTGCTAAAAATGAGAAAATGAAAGAAACGGCATTTTTTCGGGGGTGAAAGATTTAAAATTAAAA of Lachnospiraceae bacterium oral taxon 500 contains these proteins:
- a CDS encoding adenylate cyclase is translated as MKSSNPANHTNYEIEYKYLVDLSQIDYEKFPFAEIEQAYISAAPVIRIRRMDSDYILTVKGSGQVKHLEYELPLTAEEYAGLLPKAEGYLIQKRRYRIPYFFGGKEYTIELDIFKGAFTGFVLAEVEFASEKEAGAFQPPAWFRENVSHDPRYHNSFLAKHGPKQL
- a CDS encoding DJ-1 family protein, whose product is MEVKKKALVFLADGFEEVEALTPVDILRRGGVEVLLISVSGRKMVESAHGIRLEADCLLEELTDTQKEADAYILPGGMPGSTTLAEHKGVQALLLAANEDGKLLAAICAAPMALGGWGLLQGKEAICYPGFEKFLTGAKVSSNRVAKDGNIITAKGVGAGFSFGYAILGELVGEEAVSRLKEQMIWQD
- a CDS encoding type II toxin-antitoxin system Phd/YefM family antitoxin; this translates as MPQIIPIKELKNTSEISDMCHRADSPIYITKNGYGDMVIMSMELYEGIMDKMAMYHDIEISARQIKAGQVKDAKAALKETRAKYDL
- a CDS encoding type II toxin-antitoxin system RelE/ParE family toxin, whose product is MIYKLLITEHADEQLDKLVYHLIYRLKNKEAAKRLLDAIDDIYDRLISNPQQFPLSGDAYLAAQNYHEAITVPMNYKVIFEIESDAVNVLGIFHQLENYVQKL